Proteins encoded within one genomic window of Paramisgurnus dabryanus chromosome 11, PD_genome_1.1, whole genome shotgun sequence:
- the ren gene encoding renin, translated as MKVHYLALLLLSLSATSTKALWRIKLKKMPSIRENLKEMGITQAQVLSQIMPKTVEPSPKNGTAPTPLINYLDTQYFGEISIGSPAQMFNVVFDTGSANLWIPSHSCSPLYTACFTHNRYDASKSLTHIYNGTGFSIQYASGNVRGFLSEDVVIVGGIPVVQVFAEATALPAIPFIFAKFDGVLGMGYPNVAIDGITPVFDRIMSQRILKEDVFSVYYSRDPKHIPGGELVLGGTDPNYHTGSLHYINTKEEGKWEILMKGVSVGADMLFCAKGCSAVIDTGSSYITGPASSISILMKTIGATELAEGEYTVSCDLVKSLPSVAFHLGDQEYPLTEEDYILWQSEFGEDICTVTFKALDVPPPTGPVWILGANFIARYYAAFDRRNNRIGFARAV; from the exons ATGAAAGTTCACTACTTGGCTCTTCTATTGCTGTCACTGTCAGCGACCAGCACAAAGGCTTTATGGAG gataaaactgaaaaaaatgcCATCCATAAGAGAAAACCTCAAAGAAATGGGCATCACACAAGCTCAAGTGTTATCACAGATTATGCCGAAAACAGTTGAAccttcacccaaaaatggcacagcACCAACACCTCTGATCAACTACTTAGAT ACACAATACTTTGGTGAAATTAGCATTGGTTCACCAGCTCAGATGTTTAATGTGGTGTTTGACACTGGTTCTGCCAACCTCTGGATTCCCTCACACAGTTGTTCTCCTTTATACACGGCCTGCT TCACGCACAACAGGTATGACGCTTCCAAATctctcactcacatttacaacGGCACAGGATTCTCCATCCAGTATGCATCAGGAAATGTCCGAGGATTTCTGAGCGAAGATGTGGttatt GTGGGTGGTATCCCAGTGGTCCAAGTGTTTGCCGAAGCAACAGCTCTCCCTGCTATCCCGTTCATTTTTGCCAAGTTTGATGGAGTGTTGGGAATGGGCTATCCAAATGTAGCTATTGATGGAATTACACCTGTATTTGATCGCATCATGTCACAGCGTATCCTAAAAGAGGATGTTTTCTCTGTGTACTACAGTAG GGACCCAAAACACATACCTGGTGGAGAGTTGGTGCTGGGTGGCACAGACCCAAACTACCACACTGGATCTCTCCACTATATCAATACCAAAGAGGAAGGCAAGTGGGAGATCCTCATGAAGGG AGTTTCTGTTGGAGCGGATATGCTGTTTTGCGCAAAAGGCTGCAGTGCTGTAATTGATACAGGCTCCTCCTACATCACAGGCCCCGCCTCCTCTATTTCTATTCTGATGAAAACAATCGGTGCAACTGAACTGGCAGAGGGAGAG tatACTGTGAGCTGTGATCTGGTCAAGTCATTACCCAGTGTGGCCTTTCATCTTGGTGATCAGGAATATCCTCTTACAGAAGAGGACTATATTCTCTGG cAATCAGAGTTTGGTGAGGACATCTGCACAGTGACATTCAAAGCGTTGGATGTGCCTCCCCCTACTGGTCCTGTCTGGATACTGGGAGCAAACTTCATAGCTCGATATTATGCTGCGTTCGATCGAAGAAACAATCGCATTGGCTTTGCTCGTGCAGTCTAA